A window from Drosophila nasuta strain 15112-1781.00 chromosome 3, ASM2355853v1, whole genome shotgun sequence encodes these proteins:
- the LOC132791953 gene encoding uncharacterized protein LOC132791953 isoform X2 yields the protein MVSSLNRISSASPRTVMTSEEGTSGRPMERFRFTDERHLMLVEAFSREPYLWSRGSSRYVWGARSAACKRIQNIMNGTLQRNETPVSLEGVKMKIGNLRTVYRRELRKIKENPSYYPNSCWFEPLNKILAPLLDKNSDDDEVMVSTNPFREEKADEHQQLISPIPLKRLQRSDDNDQLISASSQKQTKAEVSETFMEETDDDDVQLISPVDPTQFMVEIPATYVEEVKVPRLKWIRVMPSEVEESTEIKIEHDADVDQPEPSTSTSPQLSVITSPPRSPSLNLPKIVNASSLQTALRNREEDEFTFFGMSVAAQLRKMPLSSAMIMQSKIQHMISMERRKINGDTSEVNLFFQTELQGIF from the exons ATGGTTAGCAGCTTGAATCGTATATCCTCTGCGTCACCAAGAACAGTCATGACAAGCGAAGAGGGAACCAGCGGTAGACCGATGGAACGGTTTCGGTTTACTGACGAACGTCACCTTATGCTCGTGGAGGCTTTCAGTCGCGAACCTTATTTGTGGAGCCGCGGCTCTAGTCGCTATGTTTGGGGTGCTCGCAGTGCTGCCTGCAAgcgaattcaaaatattatgaaCGGCACATTGCAGCGTAATGAGACTCCTGTTAGTTTAGAAGGTGTTAAGATGAAGATCGGAAACTTGCGTACTGTATATCGTCGGGAGCTGAGGAAGATTAAAGAGAATCCTTCTTATTATCCCAACAGTTGTTGGTTTGAGCCATTGAACAAAATCTTAGCCCCTTTACTTGATAAG AATTCTGATGATGACGAAGTGATGGTTTCCACCAATCCATTTCGGGAAGAG aaagcTGATGAGCACCAGCAGTTGATTTCTCCCATACCATTAAAACGACTTCAG AGATCTGATGATAACGATCAGTTGATTTCCGCGTCATCCCAAAAACAGACTAAAGCTGAAGTTTCAGAAACATTTATGGAAGAG acagatgatgatgacgttCAGTTGATTTCACCTGTAGATCCAACACAATTTATGGTTGAAATACCGGCAACATATGTAGAAGAG GTTAAAGTACCCCGATTAAAGTGGATTAGGGTGATGCCGAGCGAAGTCGAGGAAAGTACTGAAATCAAGATCGAGcatgatgctgatgttgatcAACCGGAGCCTTCTACTTCAACTTCTCCACAACTGTCTGTGATAACGTCACCGCCACGATCTCCTTCATTAAACCTACCTAAAATTGTGAACGCCTCTTCGCTGCAAACAGCTTTGCGAAACAGAGAAGAGGATGAGTTTACGTTTTTCGGAATGAGTGTTGCGGCCCAATTGCGCAAAATGCCTCTATCGAGTGCAATGATCATGCAATCAAAAATTCAGCATATGATATCAATGGAACGACGGAAGATCAATGGCGATACAAGCGaagtgaatttattttttcaaacgGAATTAcaaggtatattttaa
- the LOC132791953 gene encoding uncharacterized protein LOC132791953 isoform X1, giving the protein MVSSLNRISSASPRTVMTSEEGTSGRPMERFRFTDERHLMLVEAFSREPYLWSRGSSRYVWGARSAACKRIQNIMNGTLQRNETPVSLEGVKMKIGNLRTVYRRELRKIKENPSYYPNSCWFEPLNKILAPLLDKNSDDDEVMVSTNPFREEKADEHQQLISPIPLKRLQRSDDNDQLISASSQKQTKAEVSETFMEETDDDDVQLISPVDPTQFMVEIPATYVEENGDDNEELISPKSQKRLQVKVPRLKWIRVMPSEVEESTEIKIEHDADVDQPEPSTSTSPQLSVITSPPRSPSLNLPKIVNASSLQTALRNREEDEFTFFGMSVAAQLRKMPLSSAMIMQSKIQHMISMERRKINGDTSEVNLFFQTELQGAL; this is encoded by the exons ATGGTTAGCAGCTTGAATCGTATATCCTCTGCGTCACCAAGAACAGTCATGACAAGCGAAGAGGGAACCAGCGGTAGACCGATGGAACGGTTTCGGTTTACTGACGAACGTCACCTTATGCTCGTGGAGGCTTTCAGTCGCGAACCTTATTTGTGGAGCCGCGGCTCTAGTCGCTATGTTTGGGGTGCTCGCAGTGCTGCCTGCAAgcgaattcaaaatattatgaaCGGCACATTGCAGCGTAATGAGACTCCTGTTAGTTTAGAAGGTGTTAAGATGAAGATCGGAAACTTGCGTACTGTATATCGTCGGGAGCTGAGGAAGATTAAAGAGAATCCTTCTTATTATCCCAACAGTTGTTGGTTTGAGCCATTGAACAAAATCTTAGCCCCTTTACTTGATAAG AATTCTGATGATGACGAAGTGATGGTTTCCACCAATCCATTTCGGGAAGAG aaagcTGATGAGCACCAGCAGTTGATTTCTCCCATACCATTAAAACGACTTCAG AGATCTGATGATAACGATCAGTTGATTTCCGCGTCATCCCAAAAACAGACTAAAGCTGAAGTTTCAGAAACATTTATGGAAGAG acagatgatgatgacgttCAGTTGATTTCACCTGTAGATCCAACACAATTTATGGTTGAAATACCGGCAACATATGTAGAAGAG AATGGTGATGACAATGAAGAGTTAATTTCTCCCAAATCCCAAAAACGACTTCAGGTTAAAGTACCCCGATTAAAGTGGATTAGGGTGATGCCGAGCGAAGTCGAGGAAAGTACTGAAATCAAGATCGAGcatgatgctgatgttgatcAACCGGAGCCTTCTACTTCAACTTCTCCACAACTGTCTGTGATAACGTCACCGCCACGATCTCCTTCATTAAACCTACCTAAAATTGTGAACGCCTCTTCGCTGCAAACAGCTTTGCGAAACAGAGAAGAGGATGAGTTTACGTTTTTCGGAATGAGTGTTGCGGCCCAATTGCGCAAAATGCCTCTATCGAGTGCAATGATCATGCAATCAAAAATTCAGCATATGATATCAATGGAACGACGGAAGATCAATGGCGATACAAGCGaagtgaatttattttttcaaacgGAATTAcaag GAGCCTTATAG
- the LOC132791953 gene encoding uncharacterized protein LOC132791953 isoform X3 has protein sequence MVSSLNRISSASPRTVMTSEEGTSGRPMERFRFTDERHLMLVEAFSREPYLWSRGSSRYVWGARSAACKRIQNIMNGTLQRNETPVSLEGVKMKIGNLRTVYRRELRKIKENPSYYPNSCWFEPLNKILAPLLDKNSDDDEVMVSTNPFREEKADEHQQLISPIPLKRLQRSDDNDQLISASSQKQTKAEVSETFMEENGDDNEELISPKSQKRLQVKVPRLKWIRVMPSEVEESTEIKIEHDADVDQPEPSTSTSPQLSVITSPPRSPSLNLPKIVNASSLQTALRNREEDEFTFFGMSVAAQLRKMPLSSAMIMQSKIQHMISMERRKINGDTSEVNLFFQTELQGIF, from the exons ATGGTTAGCAGCTTGAATCGTATATCCTCTGCGTCACCAAGAACAGTCATGACAAGCGAAGAGGGAACCAGCGGTAGACCGATGGAACGGTTTCGGTTTACTGACGAACGTCACCTTATGCTCGTGGAGGCTTTCAGTCGCGAACCTTATTTGTGGAGCCGCGGCTCTAGTCGCTATGTTTGGGGTGCTCGCAGTGCTGCCTGCAAgcgaattcaaaatattatgaaCGGCACATTGCAGCGTAATGAGACTCCTGTTAGTTTAGAAGGTGTTAAGATGAAGATCGGAAACTTGCGTACTGTATATCGTCGGGAGCTGAGGAAGATTAAAGAGAATCCTTCTTATTATCCCAACAGTTGTTGGTTTGAGCCATTGAACAAAATCTTAGCCCCTTTACTTGATAAG AATTCTGATGATGACGAAGTGATGGTTTCCACCAATCCATTTCGGGAAGAG aaagcTGATGAGCACCAGCAGTTGATTTCTCCCATACCATTAAAACGACTTCAG AGATCTGATGATAACGATCAGTTGATTTCCGCGTCATCCCAAAAACAGACTAAAGCTGAAGTTTCAGAAACATTTATGGAAGAG AATGGTGATGACAATGAAGAGTTAATTTCTCCCAAATCCCAAAAACGACTTCAGGTTAAAGTACCCCGATTAAAGTGGATTAGGGTGATGCCGAGCGAAGTCGAGGAAAGTACTGAAATCAAGATCGAGcatgatgctgatgttgatcAACCGGAGCCTTCTACTTCAACTTCTCCACAACTGTCTGTGATAACGTCACCGCCACGATCTCCTTCATTAAACCTACCTAAAATTGTGAACGCCTCTTCGCTGCAAACAGCTTTGCGAAACAGAGAAGAGGATGAGTTTACGTTTTTCGGAATGAGTGTTGCGGCCCAATTGCGCAAAATGCCTCTATCGAGTGCAATGATCATGCAATCAAAAATTCAGCATATGATATCAATGGAACGACGGAAGATCAATGGCGATACAAGCGaagtgaatttattttttcaaacgGAATTAcaaggtatattttaa